The following proteins are co-located in the Eubalaena glacialis isolate mEubGla1 chromosome 14, mEubGla1.1.hap2.+ XY, whole genome shotgun sequence genome:
- the LOC133074687 gene encoding alpha-endosulfine-like has product MSQKQEEESPVEETGKEKQDTQEKEGTLPERAEEAKLKARYPSLGQKLGGSDFLMKRLQKGQKYFDSGDYNMPKAKMKNKQLPSTGPDKNLVTGDHIPTPQDLPQRKSSLVTSKLASYPLIAVRPRPSPLPPVALAMPLKPSLPEPGSLHP; this is encoded by the exons ATGTCCCAGAAACAAGAGGAGGAGAGCCCTGTGGAGGAGACCGGTAAGGAGAAGCAGGACACACAGGAGAAAGAAGGTACGCTCCCTGAGAGAGCCGAGGAGGCAAAGCTAAAGGCCAGATATCCAAGCCTAGGACAAAAGCTTGGAGGCTCCGACTTCCTCATGAAGAGACTCCAGAAAGGGCAAAAGTACTTTGACTCAGGAGACTACAACATGCCCAAAGCCAAGATGAAGAATAAGCAGCTACCAAGTACCGGACCAGACAAGAACCTGGTGACTGGTGATCACATCCCCACCCCACAGGATCTGCCCCAGCGAAAGTCCTCGCTTGTCACCAGCAAGCTTGCGAG TTACCCCCTCATCGCTGTGCGCCCCCGTCCGTCTCCGCTGCCGCCGGTGGCTCTGGCCATGCCTCTGAAACCAAGCCTGCCTGAGCCAGGCAGCTTACACCCGTGA